A segment of the Lycium ferocissimum isolate CSIRO_LF1 chromosome 5, AGI_CSIRO_Lferr_CH_V1, whole genome shotgun sequence genome:
ACCTGGTAGTGTTGATCAGGTATATAGCAGCGAAACTTATTGCACTGGGTTACTTATCCATGATTTAACTTTCTTGATTCTTTTCCCCTCGAGAAATTCTTAAACATTGTCCTTGAACCCAGTAGCATCATCCCATTTTTAAAGGTTGCTTATGTAACATTTGTGTAAGAAGAATAAAAGTTTTTGTGTAAGAAGAATAAAAGTTTCCCCTATTACAAGGACCTTCTTTCTTTAGCCCATTTCAACTTATGCTGCTGTTGTTTGCTTTTTTTCTGTATCTTGCTCTTTTATGATTTCTAGAGCTCATTAACCTCATGCAAAAGCTGGATTGAGTTGTGACTCGtgtccccttttttttcttttctccaggCCAGAACATTCTATGAGCAAACAAAGTTTAAAGGAGGTAAGTTTTGAATAAAAGACCTTTCTGTCCACCAGTGGCTCAATATCTGTTACGGGAAGTCCTTAGATCTCATGAACTCGATTCTAGCAATGTCCTATGATATGTATGCTCCACAGGGCCGGCGACCTCGCTCGAATGCTGTTGCACTTTAAGTTACAGTTTTTCCTATAAGAAGatcttcaatatattttatgggacacttttcgcttttcgagattcaaacttcTTAGTTTTGACCATACATGtggacatagaatcttttagttttttgaaataaaattgacatatttgaaaactacataaaaagtactataagttacaataattaataattcaaaatatttaaaaggcatatgGAAAAATTGTTGTCAAAGAATAATTCATTTGAACTCTCAAAATCTAAACAGCGTCATATaaatttgggacggagggagtatattttatCTAATGTGTATTAATCTCATTCCTGATCCATGATGTTATGTTCCCCAACTAGAACAATCCAGAATACAAAAACCTATCATGACCCATGAAATTTCCAGGATTAATGGGTAAGGCAGTTGGCTTTACATTAAAGTGCAAAGCAACCTAGAAGTATTGCTAATATATCAGACTGGCATCCTTGTATATCttctgactttgttttaaaaatttctttttctacGGTTTTTCAAAAAGCGACACCTTGACGGAGTTTCATTCTTATTTCCAGAGGTTTATGCTGATCCGAGCTATAGGTCTTATGAGGCTTTAAAATTTGTGTCAGGCGTTACGACCACATTCACTCCCGGGGTATGCAAATTAGATGCCTATAAAGTTACACTCTCAGCTTCTCAATGTATTCTAATAGTGTTCTTGCTCAtctgtatttattttcttcaaacgTAGGCAGGTCTGAAAATAATACAAGCATACATGGATGGCTATAGACAGGATTGggagctttcttttgaaaaggaCACCAGGACACGAGGTGGCTGGTATGTCAATATCCGCAGATGCTATTATCTTCTGATCTGTTAGCTAATAGGACGTGTTAGCTAATCCGACATTTACTATATATGTAATACTACTAAAAATTAGGAATTTGCTACGGacaaattttgtagctaaacaACAAAACTGTAGCTAATCTTATATAGAGACGGATTATCAGAAAATTCTGTTAGCTACGGCTATTTAATTAGCGGCAAATTCGTGACAAACTTCGTACCTAAATCCAGTTTTTTTAGTCTATAATTTCCACGGTTTTGATGGTCAACTCCCAATCATTAAATGGAATTTGGTATAATAAGAAAACAAGGAATAGTTATCTGATCCAAGCAATTCTGTTTTTGTAAAAATCCGCCTGAAGTGAATGGGGTTTTAAGCTAACTTAAAGAATTTTATTGTTTCTGTTTATCTATAGGCAGACCATAAGCTTTAGTTTCTCGATCATTTTAGTTTATAGTTTGTATGTGACATTCTTGGTTGTTAGAATCTTtagattttgtttttttgatcaagtaaaagtattttcattcataaacatggcCATAAACAGCCGTATGCAAGGGGTATACCAAAAGGTAACGATATACATGGAATGGTGATAACTTCCTGCTAACGGCATATTAAGCCATGCTGCAAAACATTATAAATGCATGATTTAGTGGTTGCACATGTCTTTTTATCGCATTATTAAAAACCATTTATTTGAATGATGTGAGCTAATTTGCTTCTAAACTTTTCAGGCGACAAGGAGGAATTATCGTTGCAGGTCCTGGTAAAAATAACATCACATACATACACAAGGTTAATCTCTGTTCCTTCATCATATCAATCTTGATACATAATTTATCTGCACCAATATAGCTTATAATTCTTTCAAGGCTCTAGTTAAATAGCTTGTCAGGGCTTGTCTCCTCATGCCCCAGCTCCCGTTGAAAATGGAACAAAATGACGGAAAAGAAGTTATAGGTATCTGATGAAATACTACACTAGGTGGAACCAAGAATGGAGAATTTTACTTTGACAAACAATGCTGCCGCATTTGAGCTATCTAGCTCATTGTCATTTTGGACTTCATGAAGACAGGACTATATGAGAATAACATTTATGCTACGTACTGAGGGACTCGGCTTAGACTTAGACCTTTCTTTCAACACCATTTAGCTTTTTACACAACTAAAGTAGATTACTTCCCGGTTTATTTTGTCCTATGAAACTTTACTAATTCTCTGTTATCATCTACCCGTTTCCCACAGGACAAAGAAGCAGGGGATGATCCAGATATAAAAGATATCTTGAATGCTTGCTGTGTACAAGCTGGTTAATCAAGCCAGTCTGCACTTGCCGATGCGTATATGTTTACATACAGATACACACACATTACCTAATATCGTTGTATATACGTGTATTGTGATTAACAGAAAATCCAGTAGGTGGTTCTTGAAGGGTTTAAGTGATTCTATCATGTAATAAGTGTTATAACATAATCTTTACCATCTTCTActtgtataaaaaaaatcatgagtcgcatttttttcaacttctgtTTAATGGAACTGGTATGAATGTATACATTTTTGGTCAATGCAGGTCATATGCAACTTTATTTGTTGAATCAAATGTGGTATGGTTTTAAATCTGTTTAACAAAATTAAACAGCTAAATTTCAACTCAAACTCTACTAACACTGTTAACAGTCCATGTTTTAGGTTTCAGGTTCAAATCACAGCATCAAATATCAATGCATTAATCTTCTCCAACATAAGAATTGATCAGGTCCTAGTTAGTCGATTCAATGCTGCAGCCCGTGTAATGAATTTTAAATAGCAAGAATGAAACTCAAATCTGGAGTCAAACAATGTTTGTTTAGGAAAGAAGCACCCAGTGGAGAATCTTATTTTCTACAAGAGATTTTATGAAACAACTTCTAGGCATTGCTAGTAATCCTGTTCTGTAATCATACGTGTGAATGTAAAGAGAAATGTAAATAAACTGTCAAGGAATTAAAGATTAAACAAAAACATATAACAGTATCATTGCATGTACACATTTCACAAAGAAAAAGtagagaaaataagtaaagatGCATATCCTTAAAATATCAAGGacaacaatatcatacccagtgtaatttcATAAGTGGGGTTTGGTGAGGGTAGAATGTATGCATGCCTTACTCCTACCTCGGGAGATAGAGAGGttatttctgatagaccctcgactaaaaaagaaatatcaAGGATACCGAAAATCAAGACACCAAAACAAAGAGAAGGaataaacaacaacatcaaaagatgaaaaaacCAATACACCAAGCATGAGAAGAACCAAATGAGAAAAACTCACCACAAAAGTAGAACAGGTAAGACAATCCAACCAGAACGTGATTAGACCAACCTAAATTGAAAGAATAAGCAATTTTGAAATACCTGAAATGCCCATACGAAATAACATAATCCCATAAATACTCGTACCATCACTTCCACTTATTATatagttaaaaataaattaaattaaagttaAACAGAAGATAAGGTAACGTTATCACTGCTAAAGAAAGAATGGTGACCACCATTTCCAGTACTGCATGTTCATCGTTGTTCAATCTGCATTTTAACAGTTGGAAGAAATTAAGTTCAAGAATGTTAGAGTCTAATGTTTTCTGCAAACCAAGAAGGCAAAGGCCCATTTCTGCAAATTATAAAGCTGAAAATGGAAAGAAACTTTATCTTGGTATGGATTTTGGAACATCTGGAGCTCGGTATGCTCTTATTGATCGTGAAGGGAATATTCATGCTGAAGGGAAGAGAGAGTATCCCCTTTATATGGTAAGTTTATTCACAAGAATTTAAGTACTTGAGTAGTAGTCGTAGTATTATTCTTGTAGTTTCTTGTCATTCGATTTCTGctactatatgttgtttcttgtacttcgattatcgtattatttgTGGTAGTTATGGCTCCTTTTATTCTTTCAAACAACTTTATCATgctttttatagtattttgccATGACTTTTGATACTGTTTTGAATTACTTGTCCTTGTGCCGAGGGTCTCTGGAAAAAACCTCTCTACGtcctaaggtaggggtaaggtctgcctacactctaccctccccagactccactttgtgaaatttcactgtatgttgttgttgtagtagtcGTTTATTGTAATGGGTGcaatttttctagaatgttCAACTATATGTACTTCCTCCGTTcgcttttacttgtccactatactaaaaatacattttcacttttacttgccacttttagcatatcaagagaaaaacatAGTAATTGTTTTCATGTTTAATTAAACTTAGCATTAATTACTTatatccaaaattatttctcgaGACCTAAGATTAAACATCGATTAATATGGTATTGTGGTAAAATTCCCATATCAATTATTGTTTCTTAAAGGATGTGCAAAGTccaaactggacaagtaaaagtgaacggagggagtacatggGTAGACCTAGTTGATGAGTAGAAGGTTCCCTTGAATCTTCTGCTTTCTGCAAGGACAGCTATGGGCGTGTCATGTGTGAGATAAATTCGATTACAATTTGTATATGCTATTTCCGGTCCATATGATACTTTTTGCACACCCTCTAATGACATTTAGTAGTACGATTTGGCTGAATTATACTTAAATGTCTCACTTAATTGTCACTCCACTACAATAGAGGAGATTTGAAGTGGGTTTAATAAATGCTTTTTGGTTTtataaaatgtcaaatatttttaaatttgccATAAAGGACTGGATCCTGGATTGAAGAAAGTGGCTGATTTTCACTCCTTAAGCTAGTTAGAAGTTAGAACTCTGTAACATGACTTTACATTTTGGCTTCACTGTGTATCTAAGTATGTATAAAGCTCGATCGAGATGTAGTGAGTGTGCCCATGCATGTTCCAATTAATGTGCATCAGCCCATGCACCTTATATCTTGTGATGTTCATCTTccaattaattacttttttctaTGCATTAATTGAGAATGAAGGATGGCTAATTCCAATAAGAAAGCAAAATGTTTCGCGATCAAGATAGGacttaagttttaaaatttgtatGTACTCTGAGGTTTTCTTGCAAATTGAGTTACAAGAAGTTCTATAAGAACGTAAATGAATGATTGTTTTGGTCTTTTTGGAGGAGCTATCTCATTCTATATCATGCTGGTCCATTAAGTTACTGAAACATGCCTTCACGAGAAATGAACTTTCGAAACTTGTTTTATTTACTagaaagaaggaggaaaaaatGGAGTGGATACGATCATGGAAAGACACACTATTTTTACTCCTTGATGATGTACCAGTGAGTCTTCGCCCAGTTGTTGCATCCATTGCCATTGATGGGACCTCCGCAACAACTATCATCATAGATAGGTTGGTATTTGCTACTTTCCTTTTCTTCATCTAATTACCATGTATTTCTAGCCTGAAGAATATATGATTGCCCTACAGCATGAGCGAAGAGCCATTATGTAGACCATTCCTGTATAATGAGAGCTGTCCTGATGCTTTGCCTTTGGTGAAGTCTATTGCTCCTCCAAACCATACTGTTTGCTCTGGATCCTCTACACTTTGCAAGCTTGTCTCATGGTGGAGCTCTTATGATTCAAGCAAGGAATCTGCGGTATTGTTACATCAAGCAGATTGGTTACTGTGGCTACTCCATGGCAAGCTGGGCGTGTCTGACTACAATAATGCTCTAAAGGTAAACACACAGACACCTGCTTTCCATGTCTTTTTCTGTTACCGAAAATGCAGGGATTCGTGAATCCGAGGTTTTAGAAGCTTAAAAAGGAGCTTTACAGAGAATGCTCGAGTTTCAAGCCAATTCGAtggagagaaagagatgaaataGAGAGTTTAATAGGAAAACTTGTtttatttgaatgaatgaatgtaatctcAGCTAATATAATGATTTATACACAACTGAATGAATAGAAGCTAAGTCGAGCTCATAACTGCTCCTATCTAACTAACTAACAGATTCAGTAACTAACTCCTAACGACCTGCTGACTTGGACTGCTGACATGTCACTTGAATTAATATCTGGAAATTCATGTATCAGTTTCCTTGTTGATACTTCAGCTTCCACTTGTATATGTGTTGCAGGTCGGCTATGAACCTGAAATGGATTCCTATCCACCTTGGCTTCTATCTCAGCCATATTCTCATCTTTTACCTTCTGTGCAACATCCTGGTACTAAAATTGGGTGTATGAAGGAGGGCATAAGAACTCAGTTTGGTATGTTCGGCAATTTTTAACAGCTGGTTACATTATCATTGACATGAAACTGCTTCTTGTTTTCTACTTGGAGTTATTGTCTGTGATATCATTCTCAATAAACAACTATTCATGAGGTATGGGGTATTGTTTGTGCATTTGGCTTTTCCTCATATACATCTTCTtgattgaatattaatgttccTACTAGGTGTTACGTGGACCGATATTTGGTCCACTATTTTTTAGACATATACATAAGGCAAGTGAGGGTGGAGGATATGTGAACATCACTTGATCTTCTTCATGTGGGAGAGGACTTTGCCACacttttcatatcataatcaggGAGGCTGCGTATCTTGTGAAGTCAAATTATTGTTGATTTTTAGTAATTTTTGCTTTGTTTTTCTGAAGTTGTACCGCATATTTGCCAATCCGCATATTTGCCAATTCAGTCTTTGGGCGCTTCTTTTAAGTACTAATTTTGGAATATTCCATAATTTGTCCTATGTTATGGAGTTCTTTGCAGTTGTGGTGGGGATTCAGGGTCACCTTTCTagttcaaaaaaacaaaaatgagaGAAGAATTTTGCTAATTCTTCCATTCCTGTTTTTTCTTCGGATCGGATATTTACATATTGAAGCTCCACTAACATGATGGTTTCTGAGATTTGAGACTTGCTACTGATTGTGTTCCTTCACTTTATCAGGTTATCCGAAGGATTGCCTTATCTGTACAGGAACCACAGACAGTATAGCAGCATTTCTAGCAGCACGTGCTACTCTACCTGGGAAAGCTGTATGTTTATTTCTTTTGGTTTAGCATATTTAATGAGAAAGATGCAGCTGCTAGACGCTAGTTCTGGCAGATACTTTTTCGGACAAAACTTGCAGAGTTAATAATATCTAATGGTTCTATCATCCAGTCTACCAAGTACTCTTTTGGTGTGGGTTTCTTGTAACTCCTTATGACCATCTGTTGTAGGGAATCTCTATCACCTCATTTTCTACTATATATTTGTTATGCTAAcagtttttcaaaagaaagagtAATTCAGTAGTTCTGTTCTCCATTCTAGTCAGTTTTTTAGTTCTAGTTAATCACATGCTTGTGCTTGTACTCAGAACATCTTTAGGTTCAACACTCGCTATTAAACTACTTAGCACCAGAAGGGTAGAAGATGCTCGATTTGGAGTATATAGCCACCGTCTTGATGATAAATGGCTTGTTGGAGGTGCTTCAAACACAGGGGGAGCAGTTCTTAGGCAACTCTTCTCTGATGAGCAGTTGAAGAAACTAAGTGAGCAGATAAATCCACTTGAAGCTTCTCCTCTCGATTACTATCCCCTTCAAGCAGTTGGTGAAAGATTCCCCCTAGCAGATCCAAACATGGAGCCAAGGTATTTAACTACGCTTATTATTCTTGCTAAATAGTGAATGGGAACTAACTTAAATTCTCAAGTAGTGAATTGGTGGCAATTATAATGTACGCTCTGATTGCTTCAAATTTCTTGATTCCATAAGTGTCACATTTACTCCTCTAAGGAGTTGGCTTACTGTCCATGGTCCAATAAACTTGCAAGTCTTCAGATAAAATACAGCTTTTCCACAAGCCCCCGGTGTTCCAAGCTATTGATTCTTGTAATATGGAATGGTTGCTGCTTTTCTTCTTAATTTATTTCAAACACGGGAACTCTTTTCTCGACGTTGGATTCCTATCAGGCTGCTGGTATGAGAACTGTTAGCGACAAACTGgttgatttcatgttttctcaAACCAGCAATAATAAGTATATATTTCAAAGCTGCTTTTTTATTCATTAGTAATTGAGTTATACAAAATGATGGAGAATTTCAGAAAACTATGGAATCAAC
Coding sequences within it:
- the LOC132057230 gene encoding D-ribulose kinase isoform X1, yielding MVTTISSTACSSLFNLHFNSWKKLSSRMLESNVFCKPRRQRPISANYKAENGKKLYLGMDFGTSGARYALIDREGNIHAEGKREYPLYMKEEKMEWIRSWKDTLFLLLDDVPVSLRPVVASIAIDGTSATTIIIDSMSEEPLCRPFLYNESCPDALPLVKSIAPPNHTVCSGSSTLCKLVSWWSSYDSSKESAVLLHQADWLLWLLHGKLGVSDYNNALKVGYEPEMDSYPPWLLSQPYSHLLPSVQHPGTKIGCMKEGIRTQFGYPKDCLICTGTTDSIAAFLAARATLPGKAVTSLGSTLAIKLLSTRRVEDARFGVYSHRLDDKWLVGGASNTGGAVLRQLFSDEQLKKLSEQINPLEASPLDYYPLQAVGERFPLADPNMEPRLHPRPENDVEYLHGILESIARIEAKGYNLLKDLGATPVEEVITSGGGSQNEKWIKIRERVLGLPVSKANQTEAAYGAALLAMKGACEHTSSD
- the LOC132057230 gene encoding D-ribulose kinase isoform X2, which encodes MEWIRSWKDTLFLLLDDVPVSLRPVVASIAIDGTSATTIIIDSMSEEPLCRPFLYNESCPDALPLVKSIAPPNHTVCSGSSTLCKLVSWWSSYDSSKESAVLLHQADWLLWLLHGKLGVSDYNNALKVGYEPEMDSYPPWLLSQPYSHLLPSVQHPGTKIGCMKEGIRTQFGYPKDCLICTGTTDSIAAFLAARATLPGKAVTSLGSTLAIKLLSTRRVEDARFGVYSHRLDDKWLVGGASNTGGAVLRQLFSDEQLKKLSEQINPLEASPLDYYPLQAVGERFPLADPNMEPRLHPRPENDVEYLHGILESIARIEAKGYNLLKDLGATPVEEVITSGGGSQNEKWIKIRERVLGLPVSKANQTEAAYGAALLAMKGACEHTSSD